A window of Infirmifilum lucidum contains these coding sequences:
- a CDS encoding nucleotidyltransferase domain-containing protein translates to MEFEERYTYYRGRREEVLGGLRRILGTEPKVLLATVFGSFAEGEVYRDVDVAVYAVDADLHYYLTLGARLEMELGVPVDLVPLDEAPPTLTIRALKGIVVVEKAPGLYEALLSRALDELRLIEAVER, encoded by the coding sequence ATGGAGTTTGAGGAGAGGTACACCTACTACAGGGGGAGGAGGGAGGAGGTGCTAGGAGGGCTGAGGAGGATTCTGGGGACGGAGCCAAAAGTCCTCCTGGCCACGGTCTTCGGGAGCTTCGCGGAGGGCGAGGTGTACAGAGACGTAGACGTTGCAGTCTACGCTGTTGACGCCGACCTGCACTACTACCTAACACTGGGCGCGAGGCTGGAGATGGAGCTGGGAGTGCCAGTGGATCTAGTCCCTCTAGACGAGGCGCCGCCCACGCTAACAATAAGGGCGCTGAAGGGGATCGTGGTCGTGGAGAAGGCACCGGGGCTCTACGAGGCGTTGCTGAGCAGGGCGCTGGACGAGCTAAGGCTGATCGAGGCGGTGGAGCGGTAA
- a CDS encoding DUF86 domain-containing protein, protein MTAALHHIARRGFSLAPETPTATLRLLAERGLVTVDEVEDVARLIRLRNLLVHRYWVVDDKKIHDEARRNFKKVVSLVERIKRLYGV, encoded by the coding sequence TTGACCGCGGCTCTACACCACATAGCCAGGAGGGGCTTTAGCCTAGCCCCAGAGACTCCGACTGCGACGTTGAGGCTCCTCGCCGAGAGGGGGCTTGTAACCGTGGATGAGGTGGAGGACGTGGCTAGGCTCATAAGGTTGAGGAACCTCCTCGTCCACAGGTACTGGGTCGTGGACGACAAGAAAATACATGACGAAGCGAGAAGGAATTTTAAAAAGGTAGTAAGCCTCGTTGAGAGGATTAAAAGGCTCTATGGAGTTTGA